From Gossypium raimondii isolate GPD5lz chromosome 11, ASM2569854v1, whole genome shotgun sequence:
tttcaactttgaaTTAGTCAAATACCAACTATTTGATCATGAAGATCAACACCAATTCACTTTCAGACGCTCATTTTATATCCAGCTACTCTCAGTTTCTTTCCCTCATGCTCTCCATCCTCTCCGACAATGCCATCCAAGTTTTCgttcaccatcatcatcataagCTTGGTCCTGATCCTTTCTCCAAAACCAGTGTTTTCGAATAATTATTTGAGCTGCAGTGTCCGATCTAGTTGCGGAAATATTTCGGATATCGGTTACCCTTTCTGGGGATTGGATCGGCCGGAAAGTTGTGGATATCCTGGATTCAAGCTCAGCTGCAGTGAAAGTGAGCTAGAAATCACAATCAGCTCTGCAACATACCGAGTTCTTGCAATAAACAAGGAATCACAAACACTTCATGTCTCTAGAACCGATTACAGTGAGAATCTTTGTCCCACTCATCTCATCAACTCCACTTTTGAAAGTGAAACCAGTCCTTTTCGACAAAACGGGGATAGTCAGGATATAAGGCTGTATTATGGTTGTCAGCCTCTCACAGCTCCACAAAATCTCACATCAATTCTCGGGATTTCCAATCAATTCGACTGCACAATAAACAATACAAAGATCGTAGGTTATTATGTGACAAGGGAATTCGCGGGAACTGTCACCGGCAATTTCCTGAGATCTTGCAGTAACAGTGTGATTATTCCAGTCCCGAATTCCCAAGTTCCGTCACTGGAGGAAGGCCGGGATCCAgatgatttggaagaagcggCTAAAATTGGGTTTCAGCTGTGGTGGTCTGCAGATGATACCCGTTGTAATAATTGTGTAAACAAAGGTGGGCAGTGCGGGCGTAACCTCGTCTCAGGTGGATTTGAATGTTACTGCTCAGATGGCGACGTTTGTTCCCCAGGTACAATCTTTGTTCTTTGCTGTACCTGTTGAAATATCTCTTGGAGTGGGATTTAAGTGGTACGATTTCGGTTCCCAGAACCCAGTGTTTTGGGGAAACCCCAAGCCAGAAACTTGGGAATTGGATGCCATTAAAGTTGACCCAGTTCCCATTTGTTTTTCCCTACCCATTGACCTACTCCAAAAATACCACCTTCAATGTTGTTTATTCATCAGCCAATAATAAGTGTATTGCATATTTCATTTACAGACTCcaaatccaaattcaaattcaagtgGAAGCTATTCATAGGTATGAAACAATTACTTTCTCTCTCTTACATACACAAAActtgaaattacaaaaatattactaattaCGTATAACAAACTTCAAGATTTTAATTGATGCGTGTGGAACAGTTGTAATCAATACGTATTCTGTCCCCATATGTTTTTATAGACACTCATGCTTTACTTACATTTGAATATTAGATAATTTTAggatattaaattgaaaaatcaaaatagaagaAATGGATGAAACAATCTGGAGTAGTTATTGATAAAACCGGATGTTTTTAAATATCCATGCCATCATAGGGCGGAGGTTAATGGCACAATCTCCCCTTCATTATCATTTCATATGTTAgccattattaaaattataggattattgtttattttactctctttttttttcaaaattccaaaGTAATCTTTTTCTTCGGATAATATTAACTCATTTTTACTATAGTTTAACTGGATTTCAaagtaataatgaaaatatgtatCATTGATTGAATAACTTATATTTTTCCTTATAAATTAATGGCGATCTTTTATTTGTTACAATTAGCATCTATTAATAATCGTTATTGTGGTTTTGAGTACCAAGGTTCGAGATTCATCATGTGTAATTGTATATGCGGGTATCTGAGTTTCATTACATGCGATTGCCATGTGTGTGTTTTAATTCAGTTTGTTAGCTTTAGTTTAAATTGTACAAGTTCTTAGTCCATTTGtacttataattatttgattcaattttgtGGTTACTCGACAGTATGTGTTGAAATAGTTTGATACTCATAATTACTTagacatatatttatattgtacttgtaacactttaaaaaaattaccctATTTgaatttagtattatttatcAAGTAACATTAgttcaacaaaaataatacataaaacccattaaaacaaataataaatctttATGAGACTACTTTggtgttttagttttttttttaaataaaaatttttctaattatttattaacatttttctAGATTTCTAACAAACTATGCATGTTGTTATTATTTCAGTGTTTTCCACTGctctattatttttctcttatcTTAAATGTTTCACTTACTTTCTCTATATATTATATCTCCAATTGATTGTTTATTTGACCCAATTCCATGAGCAGGATTGGCAGCGGCTATAACCATTGCCATATGCTTCGTTGTCTTGTGGCTCAAAAGAAAATGGTTACCGAATCAAGGAAACAAGAATCAGGATGGCAGGATTGAGGCATTCATCAAAAAGTTTGGTTCTCTTACACCAAGGCGGTATTCTTatgcagaaataaaaaaaatgacaaataagtTCAATGATAAACTAGGTCAAGGAGGATATGGCAGTGTATACAAAGGGAAATTGTCTGAAGATCGTTTTGTGGCAGTCAAAATTTTAAGTGAATCAAAAGGAAACGGGGAGGATTTCATGAATGAAGTGGCTAGCATTAGTAGAACTTCTCATGTTAATATCGTGAGTCTACTTGGCTTTTGTTTTGAGAGATCAAAGAGAGCTTTAGTTTATGAATTTATGCCCCATGGATCCTTAGATAGGTTTATTTATGATAGAAGATTGCATCATCAAAGTTGTCAATTGGAGTGGAGAACCTTGTATGACATTGCACTTGGCATCGCTAGAGGACTCGATTACTTGCATCAAGGTTGCAACACAAGGATCTTACATTTCGACATAAAACCTCACAACATCCTTTTAGATGAGAACTTTTGTCCCAAAATCGCTGATTTCGGTTTATCTAAATTATGTGAAAGAAAGGAGAGTATCATTTCCATGACTTGTGCTAGGGGAACAATAGGTTATATTGCTCCAGAAGTGGTTTGTCGAAACTTTGGTGGAGTTTCTTATAAATCTGATGTCTATAGCTATGGAATGATGGTCCTTGAAATGGTGGGAGGAAGAAAAAATATTGATGTTGGAGTGTCTCAAACTAGTGAAGTATATTTTCCGTCTTGGATTTATAAGCATCTTGATCAGTCTATGAACTTGAATCTTAATGGAGTaatacttgaagaagaagaagaagaaatagcaAGGAAGTTGATTATTGTGAGCCTTTGGTGCATTCAATCTTATCCATCTGATCGACCATCGATGACTAAAGTGATAGAAATGTTACAAGAAAATCTTCAATCATTGATAATTCCACCTAGACCTTTTGTATCTTCTCCTGTAAGATCTCCTAAAAGTTTAGAACATCAACAATAATTTAGGCTTAGTAAAAAAGGTTGCAACAATTCAAAATGTGCTGACAATTTTAGATGATGAAATaatcctctctttttttatcgtatgaattaaattgattttaatcaatacattttgtttcatataaaattatataaagcaTTACGATAGATTATCGGTTGGAACAATgattattgataaataaataataacgatgaatttgaataattttttgtcTTAATTTGAGAGAGATTAAGAAATCATCGATTTGCTTGCTAGAGTGAGAAAaacgacaaaattaaaaagagcataataaaatatgaaaggaatataaattttaaataaaaatgattatttctaaaaaataatcactttaaattagaataaagaGGAGAGAAAATGATAAGGTAAAAGTTAAGTgtctattttataaaattatgtattttttaaaatttattatttctcttatttttcaatttcactaaacattgaaaggaaaaacaatatttttttattggtttatcCTACGAAGCTAATATAGGAAAGAAATATGTCAAAATTCACAAAGTGGAATAAAGTTGAAATGCAAAGAAAATTCCCAAATTTAAGAGCTTTGGAGAAAAATTGCAACTTAGACCTGAGTCATAAATGTCTAGCATTAGCAAATGATAGCAATATCTATCAACATGAATGTTCATATATTGCCAATGTTTCAATTCTTCAAACTTCATTGGAAGGACTTTGCAATCTATCCTTGGAAACAAGATTCAAGGTGCAATGAAGGAAGGGGGATGTAGAAGCATGTAGGAAGTGCACTTCTTCCTGCGGAGCCTGCAGTTTTAAAGATCAAACATTCCTTTGCTACTACCCACATGGATATTGGAGTTGGATGGTGTAACATCCTAAAAATCGTATTAGAAGAAATTGAGTTAGTGAAACCCAGAATGGTTACGCCCTGagttaagttaaaattttgaaatttatgacaAATGATTGTTTTGGTTTAGTGGCTTGGTGCTGTGTTTGTGTGTGTGAGGTTCTGGGTTCAAAtcctttctttgaattttaGCAATTTTTGTCTAAACCCCTATTTTTGAACATCTGACATAAGTGTTATTTTCGCTCAATTGTTGATAATGATAAGCCTAGTGGTTTAATGGTTAAGCTTCTGTATACTCTCtaatcttgtgtttgaatctttgtgaaagtaatataaaaatgtttttattttgctgACTCGTGAGatagtttcattttgtttttaaatcaatcaaaattcTCTCAACTTCCCCTTCGCCTGTTGCGTTTCTTTCTGTTTTTTACTACcgttttttctcattttctgtTTATTTGTCAATTACATCCACCATCGATTTTTGTTGAATCTTTGTAGCATCTGTTCTTCTAACTTCCTTACGCGGTTAATCTGTAATCAATTGTATAAGTATTCTCTGTCCAATACCTGCATAAGTTTTGTTGTTGGGCGGGGTTATTTTTCGTTTTGTGTAACATAAACGTTGACTTGTGAAAATCTTTGTTAGGTGAAGGTCTCATGTTTAACGTTCTCCTGACGACTTAAGGTCTGCATAATTGTTGTTTGATTATTGGTAAGTGTGGTCTGATTTGGGGTTTTTTAGTTGAAGTTCTTCGACGTAGTTTCAGTTGGTATTCTAGTTAGCgatttggtttaattatttcATCTAAATAGTCAATTGAATGTTGTTTTTAGGTTTCAATATCATCTCAGTTGCTTCTACGTCAAAACTGTATCATGTGGGTAACAAAACcccaaatttctaaaatttacgAATGTCGGAAAACATTGCTTTCGatgccacacgaccgtgtgtcaggccatgtggTAGACCATGTGAGGCATTGTTTGGGTCACACGGGTTAGGGACACGAGCGTATGTCCAGGCCGTGCTCGACACTGTTTTGCTTTAAGGTCACATGGGCTCGGGCCATGGACGTGTGTTCAGATCGTGTGAGAGATATTTTGGGTCTTGGGTCACACGAACG
This genomic window contains:
- the LOC105803597 gene encoding LEAF RUST 10 DISEASE-RESISTANCE LOCUS RECEPTOR-LIKE PROTEIN KINASE-like 2.8, with the translated sequence MPSKFSFTIIIISLVLILSPKPVFSNNYLSCSVRSSCGNISDIGYPFWGLDRPESCGYPGFKLSCSESELEITISSATYRVLAINKESQTLHVSRTDYSENLCPTHLINSTFESETSPFRQNGDSQDIRLYYGCQPLTAPQNLTSILGISNQFDCTINNTKIVGYYVTREFAGTVTGNFLRSCSNSVIIPVPNSQVPSLEEGRDPDDLEEAAKIGFQLWWSADDTRCNNCVNKGGQCGRNLVSGGFECYCSDGDVCSPDSKSKFKFKWKLFIGLAAAITIAICFVVLWLKRKWLPNQGNKNQDGRIEAFIKKFGSLTPRRYSYAEIKKMTNKFNDKLGQGGYGSVYKGKLSEDRFVAVKILSESKGNGEDFMNEVASISRTSHVNIVSLLGFCFERSKRALVYEFMPHGSLDRFIYDRRLHHQSCQLEWRTLYDIALGIARGLDYLHQGCNTRILHFDIKPHNILLDENFCPKIADFGLSKLCERKESIISMTCARGTIGYIAPEVVCRNFGGVSYKSDVYSYGMMVLEMVGGRKNIDVGVSQTSEVYFPSWIYKHLDQSMNLNLNGVILEEEEEEIARKLIIVSLWCIQSYPSDRPSMTKVIEMLQENLQSLIIPPRPFVSSPVRSPKSLEHQQ